A genomic window from Levilactobacillus yonginensis includes:
- a CDS encoding collagen-binding domain-containing protein — protein sequence MEMKRTHFKMYKAGRKWVFACATILALGAGTAVTAQAATQPAAADGITKVAGESEGAPAGDKDQPAQDQSKAGSELEDGQQKNDSGKGTDQKSDSNSDQDKVNGSKQDGSQVTNNQMKKSRAGLLKSAPVAKAPTNPSTTTTAPATNSTSTQTAAAKAAAAAKARAALTKALAKIANQTIVTTALTPTGAEGIQAGGSVYDDYPDLNNILGVSSQFHIFAREAELNTHTNGNVAVQNLIGNVNFGTNIIEELLDKDISYIQNITNIAGSSFVSAGDTRVNKVVFGQGVEIDVSNPNRPMVNGTYIDHLLSSEVYQDQMGQTYIDFDEEFAKLKQVNESLANRKSEASYTSSDFADQNNRVIDVSDLKPDADNRIVINLSPDVLAGNTPLTIKGLSPEDTGTTIIINVDTGGAEDYTVNSQIRIKYSDGSDRDNQETEHFGDNHLLWNFYDSTASDKQFTGDININAPFQGSILAPSATVIANQNIDGNIIADKVVVKAETHRWDLQDNSEEDKDTDEGDGDGDIDIDEPEPEVPGIEVPDTESPDVETPDVETPSEPGEEANGGDEDLNYEHEHPEYTEDMAEEFEDDLIDFEQEGNTAAEEALLNQVDAAIAKARAEGNTALVAQLESVRQQILAALGLADGLPQTGEAKGNWAQVLGLALATSLLGTAVVRRKRRN from the coding sequence ATGGAAATGAAACGGACGCATTTTAAGATGTATAAGGCAGGCCGTAAGTGGGTCTTTGCTTGTGCAACAATTCTAGCCTTAGGCGCCGGCACCGCGGTAACGGCTCAGGCTGCTACCCAACCAGCCGCTGCGGACGGAATCACGAAGGTGGCCGGTGAGTCCGAAGGGGCACCAGCTGGGGACAAGGACCAGCCTGCTCAGGATCAGAGCAAAGCCGGTTCAGAACTGGAAGACGGTCAGCAAAAGAACGACTCAGGTAAAGGGACTGACCAGAAGAGCGATTCTAATTCTGATCAAGATAAAGTTAATGGTTCTAAGCAAGATGGCTCACAAGTAACCAACAACCAGATGAAAAAGTCTCGTGCTGGTTTACTGAAATCAGCACCAGTCGCTAAGGCACCTACGAATCCATCAACGACCACCACTGCTCCTGCAACTAATAGTACGAGTACGCAGACAGCTGCTGCTAAAGCTGCGGCAGCCGCCAAGGCCCGGGCAGCCTTAACTAAGGCGTTGGCCAAGATTGCCAATCAAACGATCGTTACGACGGCGTTGACGCCAACTGGTGCTGAGGGTATCCAGGCTGGTGGGAGCGTATACGATGATTATCCTGACTTGAATAACATCCTGGGGGTATCTTCACAATTCCACATATTTGCTCGCGAAGCCGAGTTAAACACCCACACCAACGGGAACGTTGCTGTTCAAAACCTGATTGGGAACGTCAACTTTGGGACGAACATCATTGAAGAATTGTTGGACAAAGATATTTCTTACATACAAAACATCACCAATATTGCTGGCAGTTCCTTCGTTTCGGCTGGGGATACCCGGGTCAACAAAGTCGTCTTTGGTCAGGGCGTAGAAATTGACGTCAGCAATCCTAACCGGCCCATGGTTAACGGAACTTACATTGACCACCTGCTGTCATCTGAAGTTTATCAAGACCAGATGGGCCAGACTTACATTGACTTTGATGAAGAATTTGCTAAATTGAAACAGGTCAATGAGTCGTTGGCTAACCGGAAGAGTGAAGCCAGCTACACGTCTAGTGACTTCGCTGACCAAAACAACCGGGTCATCGATGTCAGTGATTTGAAGCCAGATGCTGATAACCGAATTGTCATTAATCTATCGCCAGACGTTCTGGCCGGGAACACACCACTGACTATCAAGGGCCTGTCTCCTGAGGATACCGGGACCACGATTATTATCAATGTGGATACTGGTGGTGCCGAAGACTACACTGTGAACTCACAAATCAGAATTAAGTACAGTGACGGTAGTGACCGGGATAACCAAGAAACGGAACACTTTGGAGATAACCACTTGCTGTGGAACTTCTATGACAGTACCGCTAGTGACAAACAATTTACCGGTGATATTAACATCAACGCACCGTTCCAAGGTAGCATTTTAGCGCCATCCGCAACGGTTATCGCTAACCAAAACATTGATGGGAACATTATTGCGGATAAGGTTGTTGTGAAGGCCGAAACTCACCGGTGGGACCTGCAAGATAATTCAGAAGAGGACAAGGATACGGATGAGGGCGATGGTGATGGTGACATTGACATTGACGAGCCTGAACCAGAAGTTCCCGGTATCGAAGTTCCTGACACAGAATCTCCTGACGTTGAGACGCCAGATGTTGAAACGCCAAGCGAACCGGGTGAAGAAGCCAATGGTGGCGACGAAGATTTGAATTATGAACACGAACACCCAGAGTACACCGAGGACATGGCGGAAGAGTTTGAGGATGACCTGATCGACTTCGAACAAGAAGGCAATACGGCCGCTGAAGAAGCACTTCTGAACCAAGTCGACGCAGCAATTGCTAAGGCGCGGGCTGAGGGCAACACGGCATT
- a CDS encoding MucBP domain-containing protein: MRNQTVLGETKEHYKSYKAGKHWVYCCMTVLGLGLGVAGVSVSAQADTDTGDAAPVAKVSEPAATSDGSVQGEQPNDSEGPAKQQEQSAGQGNDGASNEKDKQSLGEQSGQKDVQEPVDQSQENQSNGQKVAPKQEAPKRQVAEESVQPETDVKQDNQVTSDVKTIQAPVASRADLLRGNAVVAPTLPTDVSKIQGVNASVWMPDPALRHALEACFEQQWGSQYKVEDWSLYAWTGFRVGLNDILTNSTDKKEQIKDLTGLQYFTGLTSVDLENADVDPATIPNFSFAPNLAGFTLVYPDDAPANWNITPDQFIQSRFDKNPNLGFLSLDGAGLVGQLPDLHNNLNIQNLNLWNNKLTGDIPDYSYLPKLDILVLAYNQLSGGMENVSKINADVNIVYNNFSGDISAPIIGNNQLSSWNNHLTVGIVPTAQQTYYSQDQTLTGQPVTVYNGKYTFNPVTGAGIGFKFDTASTIDPSLKGTIASVNYSETAPVSQTDLASMDDAASDVAIKGDQLVANANTRDGYYTIVVKGPAGSHYSAYVTFQLTNDKTVKPVTPVDPVNPVDPTPGTTTGTVTIVNVDQDGKVISQHVQTGNVGDTYNVTADKIDGYQVAGSGVASGTYSANGSTVTFSYNQLANGGDGATIVTDNPIKDPKAPVATVTTGGAAAVVNKGGQSAATATAASVQKGAAAAKVNLAASPKSGEQPAKAAAKATLPQTGDKSVAGIVAAGLAVLVSGLGLAGFKNKRRN, from the coding sequence ATGCGGAATCAAACAGTTTTAGGGGAAACTAAAGAACATTATAAGAGTTACAAGGCAGGCAAACACTGGGTTTACTGTTGCATGACTGTGCTGGGCTTAGGACTTGGCGTGGCGGGGGTTAGTGTGTCTGCTCAGGCGGACACTGACACTGGTGATGCTGCACCGGTTGCCAAAGTGAGTGAACCGGCCGCTACTTCTGATGGCAGTGTACAGGGTGAACAACCAAACGACTCTGAGGGACCGGCTAAGCAACAGGAACAGTCCGCTGGTCAGGGAAATGATGGCGCTTCCAATGAAAAAGACAAACAATCACTCGGTGAACAATCTGGTCAAAAAGATGTTCAAGAACCCGTTGACCAATCACAAGAAAACCAAAGTAATGGGCAAAAGGTTGCGCCTAAACAAGAAGCTCCTAAGCGGCAGGTTGCTGAAGAATCCGTTCAACCGGAAACAGACGTTAAGCAGGACAATCAAGTGACCTCAGACGTTAAGACAATTCAGGCCCCAGTTGCTAGTCGGGCTGACTTATTACGGGGTAACGCCGTCGTTGCGCCGACCCTACCAACCGATGTCTCTAAGATTCAGGGTGTTAATGCGTCGGTCTGGATGCCTGATCCAGCTTTACGGCACGCGCTTGAAGCCTGCTTTGAACAACAGTGGGGGAGTCAATACAAGGTTGAAGACTGGTCACTCTATGCATGGACTGGGTTCCGGGTCGGATTGAATGATATTCTTACTAATAGCACGGATAAAAAAGAGCAGATTAAAGATTTGACCGGTTTACAGTACTTTACGGGTTTGACTAGCGTTGATTTGGAAAATGCCGACGTTGACCCGGCAACGATTCCTAACTTCTCGTTTGCACCAAACTTGGCGGGCTTTACGTTGGTCTACCCAGATGATGCACCAGCTAACTGGAATATTACGCCAGATCAATTTATCCAGAGTCGCTTTGATAAGAATCCTAACTTAGGTTTTCTGTCACTTGACGGTGCCGGTTTAGTGGGTCAGTTACCAGATCTGCATAACAATCTAAATATTCAAAACTTGAATCTGTGGAACAACAAGTTGACTGGCGACATTCCAGATTACAGTTACTTGCCAAAACTAGATATTTTAGTCCTGGCATATAACCAGTTAAGCGGTGGCATGGAGAACGTTTCTAAAATTAACGCGGATGTTAACATTGTGTACAACAACTTTAGTGGCGATATCTCGGCACCAATCATTGGAAACAATCAGCTTAGTTCATGGAACAACCACCTCACAGTGGGGATTGTGCCAACTGCCCAACAGACGTACTATTCCCAGGATCAAACGCTTACTGGTCAACCTGTCACGGTTTACAACGGAAAATACACTTTCAACCCAGTGACGGGTGCTGGTATCGGATTCAAATTCGATACAGCTAGCACCATTGACCCATCTTTGAAGGGAACCATTGCTTCCGTTAACTATTCGGAAACAGCCCCAGTTTCACAAACGGATCTGGCCAGCATGGATGACGCTGCTAGCGACGTTGCCATCAAGGGTGACCAACTGGTTGCCAACGCCAACACCCGGGATGGGTACTACACCATCGTGGTTAAAGGCCCTGCTGGTTCACACTACTCTGCTTACGTCACCTTCCAGTTGACGAACGACAAGACGGTCAAACCGGTTACGCCGGTGGACCCAGTTAACCCTGTCGACCCAACGCCTGGAACGACGACGGGGACGGTCACCATCGTCAACGTTGACCAAGATGGTAAGGTTATCAGTCAGCACGTTCAGACTGGGAACGTCGGCGATACGTACAACGTCACCGCTGATAAAATTGACGGTTACCAGGTCGCGGGATCCGGTGTTGCTAGTGGTACGTACTCAGCTAATGGTTCAACGGTTACCTTCAGTTACAACCAGCTGGCTAACGGTGGTGATGGTGCTACCATCGTTACAGATAACCCAATTAAAGACCCCAAAGCGCCTGTTGCTACGGTGACTACTGGCGGTGCGGCTGCAGTCGTTAACAAGGGCGGCCAATCAGCTGCTACGGCAACTGCTGCTAGTGTCCAAAAGGGTGCAGCGGCTGCTAAGGTTAACCTAGCAGCTAGCCCTAAGTCAGGTGAACAACCGGCTAAGGCTGCTGCGAAGGCCACGTTGCCACAAACGGGTGACAAATCCGTTGCTGGTATTGTCGCCGCTGGATTAGCCGTATTGGTCAGCGGTCTTGGTTTAGCTGGCTTTAAGAACAAGCGTCGTAACTAA